The following proteins are co-located in the Streptomyces sp. 11x1 genome:
- a CDS encoding VUT family protein, which produces MTALHRAVLAIVGYVAALIAANWATSHYGLVPVGFGQTATAGTVAAGGALMLRNVVQDQLGRYAVVVAVLFGSLLSALTSAPAVALASGCAVLISELADTAVYTPLRKRGWVRAVVPATLFGALLDTVVFLHLAGFPVWPQVPGQLVGKAWAVAVPVAAVLTMRAIRARRLIAAR; this is translated from the coding sequence GTGACCGCGCTACACCGCGCCGTCCTCGCGATCGTCGGGTACGTCGCCGCCCTGATCGCTGCGAACTGGGCGACCTCCCACTACGGGCTCGTCCCTGTCGGCTTCGGGCAGACAGCCACCGCCGGCACCGTCGCCGCAGGCGGCGCGCTCATGCTGCGCAACGTCGTACAAGACCAGCTCGGCCGGTACGCCGTCGTCGTGGCCGTGCTGTTCGGATCGCTGCTGTCCGCGCTCACCAGTGCTCCGGCCGTCGCGCTCGCCTCCGGCTGCGCCGTGCTGATCTCCGAGCTCGCTGACACCGCCGTCTACACCCCCCTGCGTAAACGGGGCTGGGTCCGCGCGGTCGTACCCGCGACCCTGTTCGGCGCCCTCCTCGACACCGTGGTGTTCCTGCACCTGGCCGGGTTCCCGGTGTGGCCACAGGTGCCCGGACAGCTCGTTGGCAAGGCGTGGGCCGTCGCCGTCCCGGTCGCCGCGGTGCTCACCATGCGCGCCATCCGGGCCCGGCGGCTCATCGCTGCCCGCTGA
- a CDS encoding DUF4262 domain-containing protein — translation MDRITPDARPEDIRTAVPAQSHDVLWVFDADGDDPPFAYTVGLGVRPGRAYELACTALPAELACSVLNNAAAQLVTDLLDPVDGLELDDVLIGYTVRLRPVSDTSDFPGMRASLGEQPPVWQVLWPDRWGRFPGDMHHDDAPHQRLM, via the coding sequence ATGGACCGCATCACGCCCGACGCCCGGCCCGAAGACATCCGCACCGCCGTGCCCGCACAGAGTCACGACGTGCTGTGGGTGTTCGACGCCGACGGCGACGACCCGCCGTTCGCGTACACCGTCGGGCTCGGCGTCCGGCCCGGCCGCGCGTACGAACTCGCCTGCACCGCCCTGCCCGCCGAACTCGCCTGCAGCGTCCTGAACAACGCCGCCGCGCAGCTCGTGACCGATCTCCTCGACCCCGTCGACGGCCTGGAGCTCGACGACGTCCTGATCGGCTACACGGTCCGTCTGCGGCCCGTGAGCGACACCAGCGACTTCCCGGGCATGCGCGCCTCACTGGGCGAGCAGCCGCCCGTCTGGCAGGTCCTATGGCCCGATCGGTGGGGCCGCTTCCCCGGCGACATGCACCACGACGACGCGCCTCACCAGCGCCTCATGTGA
- a CDS encoding DUF4262 domain-containing protein: protein MTTAAPVDDRLLAALAVTIQRCGHAVYADCDPLMVDPTTAYTVGFHAEERSSGYELAIIGMPPRAAARALNDVSDRLWSIPGAFLQPDMILLDVQGYTAKLRPADDSSFLVLSHALYEHKAPALQVLIADPNGFFPDDPAYSNGINGQRLL, encoded by the coding sequence ATGACCACCGCCGCGCCCGTCGATGACCGTCTCCTCGCCGCCCTGGCCGTCACGATCCAGCGGTGCGGGCACGCCGTCTACGCCGACTGCGACCCGCTGATGGTCGACCCGACGACCGCCTACACCGTCGGCTTCCACGCCGAAGAACGCTCCAGCGGCTACGAACTCGCCATCATCGGCATGCCGCCCCGCGCGGCGGCCCGAGCTCTCAACGACGTCTCCGACCGGCTGTGGTCCATCCCCGGCGCCTTTCTCCAGCCGGACATGATCCTCCTCGACGTCCAGGGCTACACGGCGAAGCTGCGCCCCGCCGACGACTCGTCGTTCCTGGTCCTGTCGCACGCCCTGTACGAGCACAAGGCGCCCGCCCTGCAGGTCCTCATCGCCGACCCCAACGGCTTTTTCCCGGACGATCCCGCGTACTCGAACGGCATCAACGGGCAGCGCCTGCTGTAG
- a CDS encoding DUF4262 domain-containing protein: protein MSPLDFDNRPSVPVMDFTVVAVHDMDGKGPYHAYSVGLAHRPGRAYELACVGVAGPLAQVIIRRAAEQLRRDLADPAEHLELDQVVNGDLVRLHRVRDARRFSSNGAAPTCPYWQILLPDAFGRFPGDPRYQHDDEQPLL from the coding sequence ATGAGCCCGCTCGACTTCGACAACCGCCCCAGCGTGCCCGTGATGGACTTCACCGTCGTCGCCGTTCACGACATGGACGGCAAGGGGCCCTACCACGCGTACAGCGTCGGCCTGGCCCACCGGCCCGGCCGCGCCTACGAACTCGCCTGCGTCGGGGTGGCCGGCCCGCTCGCCCAGGTCATCATCCGTCGCGCGGCCGAGCAGCTCCGACGCGACCTCGCAGACCCCGCCGAGCACCTGGAGTTGGACCAGGTGGTGAACGGCGACTTGGTGCGCCTGCACCGCGTGCGGGACGCCCGCCGCTTCAGCAGCAACGGCGCCGCCCCCACCTGCCCGTACTGGCAGATCCTCCTGCCGGACGCGTTCGGCCGGTTCCCCGGCGACCCGCGATACCAGCACGACGACGAACAGCCCCTTCTGTAG
- a CDS encoding XF1762 family protein, with protein MEPVSDPVRLHLVPVRQRDAKAFVTAWHRHHRPPAGSVFCVGAADDAGVLRAVAMVGRPVARMYDNGQTLEVTRTATDGVRNANSLLYGAAWRAAKALGYSRLITYTQDGESGASLRGAGWQVIAQRPPRRGWNCPSRPRTSNGNDLVARTLWEAPDAP; from the coding sequence ATGGAGCCGGTGAGCGACCCGGTCCGGCTGCACCTGGTGCCCGTGCGGCAGCGGGACGCGAAGGCTTTCGTCACCGCCTGGCACCGGCACCATCGGCCGCCCGCGGGCAGCGTGTTCTGCGTCGGTGCGGCAGACGACGCCGGCGTTCTCCGCGCGGTCGCGATGGTCGGGCGGCCCGTGGCCCGCATGTACGACAACGGGCAGACCCTCGAAGTCACCCGCACCGCCACTGACGGCGTCCGCAACGCCAACAGCCTCCTGTACGGGGCCGCATGGCGCGCAGCGAAGGCGTTGGGCTACTCCCGGCTCATCACGTACACGCAGGACGGGGAGAGCGGCGCGAGCCTGCGCGGAGCGGGCTGGCAGGTCATAGCTCAGCGGCCCCCGCGCCGGGGCTGGAACTGCCCGAGCCGGCCCCGCACGTCGAACGGCAATGACCTGGTGGCCCGGACGCTGTGGGAGGCCCCAGACGCGCCGTGA